A single Anatilimnocola floriformis DNA region contains:
- a CDS encoding MMPL family transporter translates to MTAERNPHEETSLLSRPLELLTTASLRAPAWVLGMAVAVALIAILITINGLEFKTSRLDLLNAKSAYNQRWLAYLDEFGDKDDAVIVVHSADANVLRGVIDDLGAQLRARNKLFLSVFDRTDLSTLRPKALHYLSDEQVDQVYQQTVQAQMMIPRDAKQADPGLQLARLNDTLEKVRAASPEAHQQWQQHYAQVAGGLLATLNPQSIPRQTPADFSLLKEKFGNQYLLNEQGHLGFVLCKMKIDPTEMARGKQAITTLRQIIDTTRRRHPQTWIGLTGMPVIEYDEMQSSQTDTLWTGFLSMAFVAILFVAGYGGIRHAIMACIVLQFGMAWSFGFITLAIGHLNILSSAFGVVVIGQGIDFSIHYVSSYLKERRSGHRCAEALIITARDVGPGVFTGAISTAAAFFAAGFTEFTGIAELGIIGGAGIMLCVVATAVVLPPLIYLFDQGRDMLPVPEILPASRLIGPLTRHPALTIASTCVITLVLTGGFAWMRYDHNLLNLQPANLESSAIERELFSRLDDSVWFGVSMCDTKEELLERKAAFEKLPQVAKTEEIASLLPKTSARKQAQIAEIHSRLADLPQRPLSVAIDPRRLKREVGRARQLLERDATYETPLQQQFAAIAQMTQYQSDEQLAAGMSMASAMLATHAIGPLRELREFTDPAPPAIEDLPTPLTDRFLGQHGKYLIKVYAKGNIWDLDKLGDFVRGVESIDARITGHPIQTFYASQHMQMSYIWSGGYAIIAVFLLIYIDFRNLRHTLVSMLPLCLGFIQMCGLVGWLGIPFNPANMIGLPLIMGIGVDEGAHLVHEMRRQRGRFKLEDATAVAVTLTSVTTMAGFGTLILSRHQGLRSMGQLLTLGVGLCLACTVLFLPALLTVLTRNRPEVDENENEDESFAVRIDEEEAIADEVSTTIEQETVSIAPADEFYEPTIAAAARPALQPTIELPAIQAAVEPAEAKLAEPVRPAFAPLTFTPPTFTPPPAFTPPPAAFTPQPIVVQAPPPPPAFEVSYYRLVETPPAPPVAPASDDTLSLETLHRELLARRQAEPEAVIAEPTIRLDAPDDQFSPLQFGPVTMNVPRRRSLPRRITESEIQALEAQPTADSPVESEPDQVN, encoded by the coding sequence ATGACCGCGGAACGGAATCCGCATGAGGAGACTTCACTCCTCTCGCGCCCGCTGGAACTGTTGACCACGGCCTCGCTCCGCGCGCCGGCCTGGGTGCTGGGCATGGCGGTCGCGGTCGCGCTGATTGCGATCTTGATCACGATCAACGGCCTCGAGTTCAAAACGAGTCGGCTTGATCTGCTGAATGCAAAGAGCGCCTACAACCAGCGCTGGCTGGCCTATCTTGATGAGTTCGGCGACAAAGACGACGCGGTCATCGTCGTCCATTCTGCCGATGCAAATGTGCTGCGCGGCGTAATTGATGATCTGGGTGCGCAGCTGCGCGCTCGCAACAAATTGTTTCTCTCCGTCTTCGATCGCACCGATCTATCGACGCTGCGCCCGAAGGCTTTGCACTACCTGAGCGATGAGCAGGTCGATCAGGTTTACCAACAGACCGTGCAAGCGCAGATGATGATTCCGCGCGACGCTAAGCAAGCCGATCCGGGTTTGCAGCTCGCGCGGTTGAACGACACATTGGAGAAAGTGCGGGCCGCCTCGCCCGAGGCACATCAGCAGTGGCAACAGCATTATGCGCAGGTTGCTGGCGGCTTGCTCGCCACGCTCAATCCGCAATCGATTCCCCGGCAAACGCCAGCCGATTTCAGTTTGCTGAAGGAGAAGTTCGGCAATCAATACTTGCTGAACGAGCAAGGGCACCTTGGTTTTGTACTCTGCAAAATGAAGATCGATCCCACGGAGATGGCCCGCGGCAAGCAAGCCATCACCACGCTGCGGCAGATCATCGATACGACGCGCCGTCGTCATCCGCAAACGTGGATCGGCCTGACCGGCATGCCGGTGATCGAATACGACGAAATGCAATCGAGCCAGACCGACACGCTCTGGACCGGTTTCCTCAGCATGGCCTTTGTCGCCATTCTGTTCGTCGCTGGTTACGGCGGCATTCGCCATGCGATCATGGCCTGCATCGTGTTGCAGTTCGGCATGGCGTGGTCGTTTGGTTTCATCACGCTGGCGATCGGACATCTCAACATTCTGAGTTCCGCTTTCGGCGTGGTGGTGATCGGCCAAGGAATCGACTTCAGCATTCACTACGTCTCCAGTTATCTCAAAGAACGCCGCTCGGGCCACCGCTGTGCCGAGGCGCTCATCATCACCGCCCGAGATGTCGGGCCAGGTGTTTTCACCGGCGCTATTTCGACCGCCGCGGCGTTCTTCGCTGCCGGCTTTACCGAATTCACCGGCATCGCCGAACTCGGCATCATCGGCGGTGCGGGAATCATGCTCTGCGTCGTCGCGACCGCCGTCGTGCTGCCGCCGCTGATCTATTTGTTCGATCAAGGCCGCGACATGCTGCCCGTGCCGGAGATTCTGCCGGCCAGTCGCTTGATCGGGCCGCTCACTCGCCATCCCGCGCTTACCATCGCCAGCACTTGCGTCATCACGCTGGTTCTCACCGGCGGTTTTGCTTGGATGCGCTACGATCACAACTTGCTCAACCTGCAGCCAGCCAATCTAGAAAGCTCTGCCATCGAGCGCGAGCTGTTCAGCCGACTCGACGACAGCGTGTGGTTTGGCGTGTCGATGTGCGACACCAAAGAAGAGCTGCTGGAACGCAAAGCCGCCTTTGAAAAACTGCCGCAAGTGGCGAAGACTGAGGAGATCGCCTCGCTGCTGCCGAAGACCAGCGCTCGCAAACAAGCACAAATCGCCGAGATCCACAGCCGCTTGGCAGATCTGCCGCAGCGCCCGTTGAGCGTGGCGATCGATCCTCGCCGCTTGAAACGCGAAGTAGGCCGCGCACGACAACTTCTGGAGCGCGATGCCACCTACGAAACACCCTTGCAACAACAGTTCGCCGCCATCGCTCAGATGACGCAGTATCAGAGCGACGAACAACTCGCGGCGGGAATGTCGATGGCGTCGGCGATGCTGGCCACGCACGCGATCGGTCCGCTGCGCGAACTGCGCGAGTTCACCGATCCCGCACCACCTGCCATCGAAGACCTGCCCACACCGCTGACCGACCGTTTCCTGGGCCAGCACGGCAAGTACCTGATCAAGGTCTATGCTAAAGGCAACATCTGGGACCTCGACAAGCTGGGCGATTTTGTGCGCGGCGTCGAGTCGATCGATGCGCGGATCACCGGCCATCCGATCCAAACGTTCTACGCCTCGCAGCACATGCAGATGAGTTACATCTGGTCGGGCGGCTACGCGATCATCGCGGTCTTCCTGCTCATCTACATCGACTTCCGTAACCTCCGCCACACCCTCGTCTCGATGCTGCCGCTCTGCCTGGGCTTCATTCAAATGTGCGGCCTGGTCGGCTGGCTCGGCATCCCGTTCAACCCCGCCAACATGATCGGCCTGCCGTTGATCATGGGCATCGGCGTCGACGAAGGGGCACACCTCGTTCACGAAATGCGTCGCCAGCGAGGCCGATTCAAACTCGAAGATGCCACCGCCGTTGCTGTCACGCTCACGTCGGTCACCACCATGGCCGGCTTCGGCACGCTCATCCTTTCTCGCCATCAAGGGCTGCGGAGCATGGGCCAGTTGCTCACGCTCGGCGTCGGCCTGTGCCTCGCCTGCACGGTGCTGTTCCTCCCCGCGCTGCTGACGGTTCTCACTCGCAATCGTCCGGAAGTGGATGAAAACGAAAACGAGGATGAATCGTTTGCCGTGCGAATCGATGAGGAAGAGGCCATCGCCGACGAAGTGTCGACGACAATCGAACAGGAAACCGTCAGCATCGCGCCCGCGGATGAGTTCTACGAACCGACCATCGCTGCCGCGGCGCGACCTGCTCTGCAGCCGACCATCGAATTGCCAGCGATCCAGGCCGCAGTGGAACCAGCAGAAGCCAAACTTGCGGAACCCGTGAGACCGGCGTTCGCGCCGCTGACGTTTACTCCGCCGACCTTCACGCCGCCGCCTGCATTCACTCCACCACCCGCTGCGTTCACGCCGCAGCCGATCGTGGTGCAGGCTCCGCCGCCTCCGCCAGCGTTCGAGGTTTCGTACTACCGCCTGGTCGAAACGCCGCCGGCGCCGCCTGTTGCACCCGCCAGCGACGACACGCTCTCGCTCGAGACGCTGCATCGCGAACTGCTCGCCCGTCGGCAGGCCGAGCCCGAAGCGGTCATCGCCGAGCCGACCATTCGGCTGGATGCACCCGATGACCAATTCTCGCCGCTCCAATTCGGCCCGGTGACGATGAACGTTCCTCGCCGTCGCAGCCTGCCGCGGCGAATTACCGAGAGCGAAATCCAGGCCCTGGAAGCCCAGCCAACGGCCGACAGCCCTGTGGAATCGGAACCCGATCAAGTAAACTGA
- the miaB gene encoding tRNA (N6-isopentenyl adenosine(37)-C2)-methylthiotransferase MiaB, translating into MKKLYIETVGCQMNVLDSEMVVASLRRRGFELSRDLESADVLLFNTCSVREQAENKTYSALGRLRSFKSKNPDKIIGVMGCMAQKDQKLVFDRAPFVDLVVGPGQLAKIPELIDEISAGNGKQLAVGLGRTAGSVDEIRRSHETFDPLRDPAMRPTPFQAYLRIQIGCDKFCTYCVVPNTRGPEQGRPPQQIIEEAKLLAEQGCLEIILLGQTVNSYKFRDGGKTTRLSDLLHQLHEIDGLKRLKFVTNYPKDMTDDLLQAVRDLPKCSPYLHVPAQSGSNPMLKKMKRGYTIEEYREMFGRIQATLPDAAVTSDFIVGFSGETDEDFQLTYELVKECRFKNSFIFKYSERPGTKAVDLYPDDVPHDVKQWRNNELLELQNKISEELNHKLLGQRVEVLVEGPSEHAKKEHGDAVLEQSGPVQLVGRTPCDRIVVFEGNTRLTGQIVPLMIYEIAPHTLFGAVATTHVSSSPLTMLGA; encoded by the coding sequence ATGAAAAAACTCTACATCGAAACCGTCGGCTGCCAGATGAACGTGCTGGACAGCGAAATGGTCGTGGCCAGCTTGCGGCGGCGCGGCTTCGAGCTGAGTCGTGATCTCGAATCGGCCGACGTACTGCTGTTCAACACCTGCAGCGTCCGCGAACAAGCCGAGAACAAAACCTACAGCGCGCTCGGTCGCCTCCGTTCGTTCAAATCGAAGAACCCCGACAAGATTATCGGCGTGATGGGCTGCATGGCGCAGAAGGATCAGAAGCTGGTCTTCGATCGCGCGCCGTTTGTCGATCTCGTCGTCGGTCCCGGTCAACTCGCAAAAATCCCTGAGCTCATCGACGAAATCTCGGCTGGCAACGGCAAGCAGCTCGCCGTTGGTCTCGGTCGCACGGCGGGCTCGGTCGATGAAATCCGCCGCAGCCATGAGACGTTCGATCCGCTCCGCGACCCCGCGATGCGCCCCACGCCGTTTCAAGCTTACCTGCGGATCCAGATCGGCTGCGATAAGTTTTGCACCTACTGCGTCGTTCCGAACACGCGCGGCCCCGAGCAAGGCCGACCGCCGCAGCAGATCATCGAAGAAGCGAAATTGCTCGCCGAGCAAGGCTGTCTCGAGATCATCCTGCTGGGCCAAACCGTCAACAGCTACAAATTCCGCGACGGCGGCAAGACGACGCGACTGAGCGACTTGCTTCATCAGCTGCACGAGATCGACGGGCTCAAGCGATTGAAATTCGTCACCAACTATCCCAAGGATATGACCGACGACTTGCTGCAAGCCGTGCGCGATCTGCCGAAATGCTCGCCCTATTTGCACGTTCCCGCGCAGAGCGGCAGCAACCCGATGCTGAAGAAGATGAAGCGCGGCTACACGATCGAAGAGTATCGCGAGATGTTCGGCCGCATTCAGGCGACTCTGCCCGATGCTGCCGTGACGAGCGATTTCATCGTCGGCTTTAGCGGCGAGACGGACGAAGATTTTCAGCTGACCTATGAACTGGTCAAGGAATGCCGGTTCAAGAACAGTTTCATCTTTAAGTACAGCGAACGCCCCGGGACAAAAGCGGTCGATCTTTATCCTGACGATGTGCCGCACGATGTGAAGCAGTGGCGGAACAACGAACTGCTCGAACTGCAGAACAAAATCAGCGAAGAGCTAAACCACAAGCTGCTCGGCCAGCGCGTGGAGGTCCTCGTCGAAGGCCCCAGCGAACATGCCAAGAAAGAGCACGGCGACGCGGTGCTCGAGCAAAGCGGCCCTGTGCAACTCGTCGGCCGTACGCCTTGCGACCGCATCGTGGTGTTCGAAGGCAACACGCGACTTACCGGCCAAATCGTGCCGTTGATGATCTATGAAATCGCGCCGCACACGCTCTTTGGCGCGGTGGCGACGACGCACGTCAGTTCGTCGCCGTTGACGATGTTGGGCGCTTAG
- a CDS encoding type ISP restriction/modification enzyme produces MPRGSRRRGQSFADSLLQLRAEVNRRFGEENEILNSAIACALPAIHATRWDEVGAWLLQSNEEFTCEAVRRLQSAAPDCRAAAAQVREHAGAGDDSLLWSCYELLLNSGDRRTSGTYYTPPTVAHYLIAQAERRLRESRTSFASTASGSILEPACGSGIFFATLLEHLQGRGQLNQSAAQQLLPRLIGIDLSAVAIFLTRLRIALTLQSAGIALAADLPQPRLVTGNALAGPDAIPELRQPIGVVLGNPPFSYLSQNELPWIQSLVRGDKSHAGYFAIDGAALGEKKTWLHDDYVKFLRLAQWCIEQNGRGVVSLVTNHGWLDNATFRIARQQLLRTFSRIDVVDLHGNAKRHEANQAAERDENVFGIAQGIALVTLTKTGGDSRSQVSRADLWGSSKTKLEQLALAIADEPLPNQSIVPIAPWFTFAEQPAELPAEYRAAPLLTELMPVNSTVPVTARDYFVVAATREELQQRTAEFCDSKISDDEIRSKYFQRTRSNRYEPGDTRGWKLPAVRRLLMSEADPASCIRRCLYRPFVWRYVLWHPALIDWPRAEFTRHFDGGNLALIARRQSIAGREANFFWITDCLPLDGVIRSDNRGSESFFPLWLKEASARRANFTRELLAEHDPTELLAYCHSLFHAPSYRTRYTNGLAMEFPRVLLPREPVLFALLARIGQELIALHLTDPQGDPTRSVRTTLQGDQPAIEDFYVGTYNVCRKWLQMQGDSRESAAFGRLQGLIGKTIELQQEIEDAIANAGGFPHAFR; encoded by the coding sequence ATGCCGCGCGGTTCGCGACGACGCGGACAGTCCTTCGCCGATTCGCTGCTCCAGCTGCGCGCGGAAGTGAATCGGCGGTTCGGCGAAGAGAACGAAATTCTCAACAGTGCGATCGCTTGCGCACTACCGGCGATCCACGCCACGCGCTGGGACGAGGTCGGCGCTTGGTTGCTGCAGAGTAATGAAGAGTTCACCTGCGAAGCGGTACGCCGCCTGCAATCGGCAGCACCCGATTGCCGCGCCGCCGCAGCGCAAGTCCGCGAGCACGCCGGCGCTGGCGACGACTCGCTGTTGTGGAGTTGCTACGAACTGCTGCTTAACTCCGGCGACAGGCGAACGAGCGGTACCTACTACACACCTCCCACCGTCGCACACTACCTGATCGCTCAAGCCGAGCGGCGCTTGCGAGAATCGCGTACAAGCTTCGCGAGCACGGCCAGCGGTTCCATTCTGGAGCCCGCCTGCGGCAGCGGCATTTTTTTTGCGACCCTGCTCGAACATCTGCAGGGTAGGGGACAACTGAATCAATCAGCTGCTCAACAATTGCTGCCGCGATTGATTGGCATCGACCTATCTGCCGTTGCGATTTTCCTCACGCGGCTGCGCATCGCGCTCACTCTGCAATCGGCGGGCATCGCGCTTGCCGCTGATCTGCCGCAACCGCGACTTGTTACCGGCAATGCCCTCGCGGGTCCCGACGCGATTCCTGAACTGCGTCAACCCATCGGCGTCGTTCTCGGCAATCCGCCGTTCTCGTACCTGTCGCAAAACGAACTGCCATGGATTCAGTCACTCGTGCGCGGCGACAAGTCGCACGCCGGTTACTTCGCCATCGACGGCGCAGCGCTCGGCGAAAAGAAAACCTGGCTGCACGACGACTACGTGAAGTTTTTGCGTCTCGCGCAGTGGTGCATCGAGCAAAATGGTCGCGGCGTGGTGTCGCTTGTGACGAATCATGGCTGGCTCGACAATGCCACGTTTCGGATCGCGCGGCAGCAATTGCTGCGGACGTTTTCACGCATCGACGTCGTCGATTTGCACGGCAATGCGAAGCGGCACGAAGCCAACCAAGCCGCTGAACGCGATGAAAATGTCTTTGGCATCGCGCAAGGCATTGCGCTGGTCACGCTGACGAAAACGGGTGGCGATAGCCGTTCGCAGGTTTCGCGCGCGGATCTGTGGGGCTCGAGCAAAACGAAACTGGAGCAGTTGGCGCTGGCGATTGCGGATGAGCCGCTGCCGAATCAATCGATCGTACCAATCGCTCCGTGGTTTACCTTTGCCGAACAACCAGCGGAGTTGCCCGCTGAGTATCGCGCTGCTCCGCTGCTGACCGAACTCATGCCGGTTAACTCGACGGTGCCGGTGACGGCCCGCGATTATTTTGTCGTCGCGGCCACCCGGGAGGAATTGCAGCAACGGACTGCTGAGTTCTGCGATTCCAAAATCAGCGACGATGAAATTCGTAGCAAGTACTTTCAGCGGACTCGCTCGAATCGTTACGAGCCCGGTGATACCCGCGGTTGGAAACTTCCCGCCGTGCGGCGGCTGTTGATGAGCGAAGCCGATCCGGCGAGTTGCATTCGCCGTTGTTTGTATCGGCCGTTCGTGTGGCGATATGTTTTGTGGCATCCCGCGCTCATCGATTGGCCTCGCGCAGAGTTCACTCGGCATTTCGACGGTGGGAATCTGGCTCTGATCGCTCGGCGGCAATCGATTGCAGGTCGCGAGGCGAACTTTTTTTGGATCACGGATTGCCTGCCGCTGGATGGCGTGATTCGGAGTGATAATCGCGGGAGTGAATCGTTCTTTCCGCTCTGGCTAAAGGAAGCGAGTGCTCGTCGCGCAAATTTTACGAGGGAGTTGCTGGCGGAACACGATCCGACCGAGCTACTCGCTTATTGCCACTCGCTCTTTCATGCACCGAGCTATCGCACACGTTACACGAACGGCCTCGCAATGGAGTTTCCTCGCGTGCTGTTGCCGCGCGAGCCAGTGTTGTTTGCTCTGCTCGCGCGAATAGGTCAGGAGTTGATCGCTCTTCATTTAACTGATCCGCAGGGAGACCCCACGCGGAGCGTGAGGACTACACTGCAGGGCGATCAGCCGGCGATCGAGGATTTTTATGTGGGGACGTACAACGTCTGCAGGAAGTGGTTGCAGATGCAGGGGGACAGCCGCGAGTCGGCGGCGTTTGGGCGGTTGCAAGGGTTGATCGGAAAGACGATCGAGTTGCAGCAGGAGATTGAGGACGCAATCGCAAACGCTGGTGGTTTTCCGCATGCGTTTCGGTAG
- a CDS encoding RluA family pseudouridine synthase, whose amino-acid sequence MSDSASAAGEPGFDILYDEGPCLIVNKPAGLLTQAPLGIDSLELRVKRFIKQREGKTGEIYLGVPHRLDRPVSGCIVFARHVRAARKISEQFEGRTVRKTYWALVPAAPAAAEGTWTDFLQKIDGEPRTVVVDEKNPAGKIAILHYRTVQSHPQGTLIEIELETGRTHQIRVQCSSRGMPLLGDTLYGSPVSFGPWHDDERARLISLHAHSIQLKHPMTREPIHITAPLPPLWQDYGVM is encoded by the coding sequence TTGAGTGATTCTGCAAGTGCGGCTGGAGAGCCCGGCTTCGACATTCTTTACGATGAAGGCCCCTGCCTCATCGTCAACAAGCCGGCGGGGCTGCTCACGCAAGCGCCCCTCGGCATCGACAGTCTTGAGCTGCGCGTCAAACGCTTCATCAAGCAGCGCGAAGGCAAGACCGGCGAGATCTATCTCGGCGTGCCGCACCGACTCGATCGGCCTGTGAGCGGCTGCATCGTCTTCGCCCGCCACGTGCGCGCTGCGCGCAAGATCTCGGAGCAGTTCGAAGGGCGGACGGTGCGCAAGACGTACTGGGCGCTGGTGCCTGCCGCTCCAGCCGCAGCCGAAGGAACGTGGACCGACTTCCTGCAGAAGATCGACGGCGAGCCGCGGACCGTGGTCGTAGACGAAAAAAATCCCGCCGGCAAAATCGCGATTCTGCATTACCGCACTGTGCAGTCGCATCCGCAGGGGACGCTGATCGAGATCGAACTCGAAACAGGCCGCACGCATCAGATCCGCGTGCAATGTTCCTCGCGCGGCATGCCTCTGCTCGGCGACACTCTCTACGGCAGCCCGGTTTCCTTCGGCCCGTGGCACGACGACGAACGAGCCCGCCTCATCTCGCTCCACGCTCACAGCATCCAGCTGAAGCACCCAATGACTCGCGAGCCGATCCACATCACCGCGCCCCTGCCGCCACTCTGGCAAGACTATGGCGTGATGTAG
- a CDS encoding formylglycine-generating enzyme family protein: MRRFLLTAIFAAICGIQGSLANSQQPSAKPEIVENTLGMKLVKIPAGEFQMGSPASEEGHTEIETQRKVRITKPFLLGQHEVTVGQFRKFVEATGYKTTLEKEMKPGFGFEPALDAIEILPKFNWQNTGFGTDEHPVVNLSWDDAMAFCKWLSEKEKVTYTLPTEAQWEYACRAETTTRYSCGETEGSLKGFANICDASFLSKYKNATWSIEWDDGHAFSAPVGSLKPNPWGLHDMHGNAWEWCSDWYAADYYKDSPADDPPGPKTGDVHIVRGGAFTNRNRFVRSADRNALKPGYRYNFTGFRVVRVIP, from the coding sequence ATGAGAAGGTTTCTGCTGACGGCGATTTTCGCGGCAATTTGCGGAATTCAGGGCTCGCTTGCCAACTCGCAGCAACCGAGCGCCAAGCCGGAAATCGTGGAAAACACGCTCGGCATGAAGCTGGTGAAGATTCCCGCCGGCGAGTTTCAGATGGGTTCGCCTGCCAGCGAAGAGGGGCACACTGAGATCGAAACGCAGCGGAAGGTCCGCATCACCAAGCCGTTTCTGCTCGGGCAGCACGAAGTGACCGTTGGGCAGTTTCGCAAGTTCGTCGAAGCGACCGGCTACAAGACGACCCTCGAAAAAGAGATGAAACCGGGCTTTGGTTTTGAACCTGCGCTCGATGCGATTGAGATCCTGCCGAAATTCAACTGGCAGAACACGGGCTTCGGCACGGATGAGCATCCCGTGGTGAATCTCAGCTGGGATGATGCGATGGCGTTTTGCAAATGGTTGAGCGAAAAAGAAAAGGTCACGTACACATTGCCGACCGAAGCCCAGTGGGAATATGCCTGCCGTGCGGAGACGACCACGCGCTACTCCTGCGGTGAAACCGAAGGCTCGCTGAAGGGTTTTGCGAACATTTGCGACGCGTCGTTCCTAAGCAAATATAAAAACGCCACCTGGAGCATTGAGTGGGACGATGGTCATGCGTTCTCGGCGCCGGTGGGCAGCCTCAAGCCGAACCCCTGGGGCCTGCATGATATGCATGGCAATGCGTGGGAATGGTGCAGCGATTGGTATGCAGCCGATTACTACAAAGATTCGCCGGCAGATGATCCGCCGGGGCCGAAGACCGGCGACGTACACATCGTTCGCGGCGGTGCATTCACGAATCGCAACCGCTTTGTGCGCTCGGCTGATCGGAACGCACTGAAGCCCGGTTATCGTTACAACTTCACCGGGTTTCGCGTAGTGCGAGTGATTCCGTAG
- a CDS encoding DUF2752 domain-containing protein — protein MNTAEPPISVQPPKFTGESPFAGHDNGRIVLWQRGLLFFTGLTLITLLVIAASLHPSPNGLGTHQQLGLPPCSSITLFGIRCPACGMTTSWSHLMHGHVLQSAHANSGGMLLALYSLAAGPWMIASAALGRWWPGKIDLAWLVGFAGLLLTVTIAQWLWRVLL, from the coding sequence ATGAATACCGCCGAGCCTCCAATCTCTGTGCAGCCGCCGAAATTCACCGGCGAATCGCCATTCGCCGGCCATGACAATGGCCGAATCGTTCTCTGGCAGCGTGGGCTGCTCTTCTTCACCGGGTTGACCTTGATCACCCTGCTCGTGATCGCGGCTAGCTTGCATCCGAGTCCCAACGGCCTCGGCACACATCAGCAATTGGGCCTGCCGCCCTGCTCATCGATTACCCTCTTTGGCATCCGTTGCCCTGCCTGCGGCATGACCACTTCCTGGTCGCATCTGATGCACGGCCACGTCCTGCAATCAGCACACGCCAATAGCGGCGGCATGTTGCTCGCCCTTTACTCGCTCGCCGCGGGCCCTTGGATGATCGCCTCGGCTGCACTCGGTCGCTGGTGGCCGGGCAAAATTGATCTCGCGTGGCTGGTCGGCTTCGCGGGCCTGTTGCTCACCGTCACGATCGCGCAATGGCTGTGGCGAGTGCTGCTGTAG
- the tsf gene encoding translation elongation factor Ts, producing the protein MAEITASLVRELRDETGLPMMDCKKALTESGGDKEKAKETLRQNGIKINAIRSDRETAFGRFGTYHGVGKEAGAVVELKCESAPVAGSPEFIQLANDMAQQLATGPGAKTADELLDQPCPSKPGKKLRDVKDDMFNRIREVFNVGRMLKFEGGTGAYSHNSGTVSGVLLQVEGGTDEAAKDVAMHVAAMRPLALKKEDIDQKLVDKEREILKEAALKEGKPANIVDKMVEGRLRNFYAEKALLEQPFVKEPSLTVAKFADDAKMKIKNFVHWELGRE; encoded by the coding sequence ATGGCAGAAATCACCGCCTCGCTGGTCCGCGAATTGCGCGACGAAACCGGCCTTCCCATGATGGATTGTAAAAAAGCCCTCACCGAATCGGGCGGCGACAAGGAAAAGGCCAAGGAAACGCTGCGGCAGAACGGCATCAAGATCAACGCCATCCGCAGCGATCGCGAAACCGCCTTCGGCCGTTTCGGCACTTACCATGGCGTGGGTAAAGAAGCCGGCGCAGTCGTCGAGCTGAAGTGCGAAAGCGCTCCAGTCGCCGGCAGCCCCGAATTCATCCAACTCGCCAATGACATGGCCCAGCAACTCGCGACCGGCCCCGGCGCCAAGACCGCCGATGAGCTGCTCGATCAACCTTGCCCGAGCAAGCCCGGCAAGAAGCTCCGCGATGTGAAGGACGACATGTTCAACCGGATCCGCGAAGTCTTCAACGTCGGCCGCATGCTCAAGTTCGAAGGCGGCACGGGCGCTTACAGCCACAACAGCGGCACCGTTTCGGGCGTGCTGTTGCAGGTTGAGGGCGGTACCGACGAAGCGGCCAAGGATGTCGCCATGCACGTCGCTGCCATGCGTCCTCTGGCCCTGAAGAAAGAAGACATCGATCAGAAGCTGGTCGACAAAGAACGCGAAATCCTCAAGGAAGCCGCCCTCAAGGAAGGCAAGCCTGCCAACATCGTCGACAAGATGGTCGAAGGCCGGCTGCGTAACTTCTACGCCGAGAAGGCCCTGCTCGAACAACCGTTCGTGAAGGAACCGAGCCTGACCGTCGCTAAGTTCGCCGACGATGCCAAGATGAAGATCAAGAACTTCGTCCACTGGGAACTGGGCCGCGAGTAA
- the rpsB gene encoding 30S ribosomal protein S2, whose translation MSDTLVQELIEAGVHFGHRASRWNPKMGDYIYAKKNGIHIIDIRQTIRGLLRAKKYLAQVAAQGSLILFVGTKRQAGPAVERESLRCHMPFVSERWLGGCLTNFRTVRSRLTRLEQVEKIRAGEELATYSKKMQSSLAREYRKMYRNLNGIRTLNRMPECLVVVDPNKEKNCIKEARSLGITTVSLIDTDCDPDVVDLPIPGNDDGIRSVELIMRHLAEAILIGSQAAAAAKGKDKDSSPRQQQNEAAAAAAAKDGNA comes from the coding sequence GTGAGTGATACTCTGGTTCAGGAATTGATCGAAGCAGGCGTGCATTTTGGTCACCGGGCTAGCCGGTGGAACCCCAAGATGGGCGACTATATCTATGCCAAGAAGAATGGCATTCACATTATCGACATCCGCCAAACGATCCGCGGTTTGTTGCGGGCCAAGAAGTACCTGGCCCAAGTTGCCGCTCAAGGCTCGCTGATTCTCTTCGTCGGCACCAAGCGTCAAGCCGGTCCCGCCGTGGAACGCGAATCGCTCCGCTGCCACATGCCGTTCGTCAGCGAACGCTGGCTCGGTGGCTGCCTCACCAATTTCCGCACGGTTCGCAGCCGTCTTACTCGCCTCGAGCAGGTCGAAAAGATCCGCGCTGGCGAAGAACTGGCCACCTACAGCAAGAAGATGCAATCGTCGCTGGCCCGCGAATATCGCAAGATGTATCGCAACCTGAACGGTATCCGCACGCTCAACCGCATGCCGGAATGCCTCGTGGTCGTCGACCCGAACAAGGAAAAGAACTGCATCAAGGAAGCCCGCTCGCTGGGTATCACCACCGTCTCGCTGATCGATACCGATTGCGATCCAGACGTGGTCGATTTGCCGATTCCTGGCAACGACGACGGTATCCGCAGCGTCGAGCTCATCATGCGTCACTTGGCCGAAGCCATCCTCATCGGCTCGCAAGCTGCCGCCGCTGCGAAGGGCAAGGACAAGGATTCGTCGCCCCGTCAGCAGCAAAACGAAGCAGCCGCCGCTGCCGCTGCTAAAGATGGGAATGCCTAG